In Vigna radiata var. radiata cultivar VC1973A chromosome 3, Vradiata_ver6, whole genome shotgun sequence, the following proteins share a genomic window:
- the LOC106757619 gene encoding splicing factor 3B subunit 3 isoform X1, with protein sequence MAVSEEECSSAKSGPSSSSSASRYYLSKCVLRGSVVLQVLYAHIRSPSSDDIIFGKETSIELVVIEDDGNVQSVCDQPVFGTIKDLAILPWNEKFRARDPQLWGKDLLVATSDSGKLSLLTFCNEMHRFVSVTHIQMSIPGNPLDLPGRRLAVDSSGCFIASSAYEDRLVMFSMSMSSGDIIDERILYPSESEGTASSSRSTQRTSMRGTIWSICFISQDSRQPSKEYNPVLAVIINRRGSLQNELLLLEWNVKAHKIFVISQYAEAGPLAYDIAEVPNSGGLAFLFRTGDVLLMDLRDPRNPFCVYKTNLNILPNAMEEQTYVDDSCKLHDVDDERFNVAACALLELSDYDPMCIDSDNGGANSGYKYICSWSWAPENNRDPRMIFCVDTGEFFMIEVLFDSEGPKVNLSECLYKGLPCKALLWVEGGYVAALVEMGDGVVLKLEDGRLCYTNPIQNIAPILDMAVVDYRDEKHDQMFACCGVAPEGSLRIIRNGINVENLHRTASIYQGVTGTWTVRMKITDSHHSFLVLSFVEETRILSVGLSFTDVTDSVGFEPDVCTLACGLVTDGVLVQIHRCTVKLCLPTKAAHSEGIPLPSPISTSWSPDNVSISLGAVGHNFIVVSTSNPCFLFILGVRLLSAYQYEIYEMQHLVLQNELSCISIPGQEIERKPSNSSISANNSNISSFQSGVDISKTFVIGTHRPSVEIWFFAPGGGITVVACGTISLTNTIGTAISGCVPQDVRLVFVDKYYVLAGLRNGMLLRFEWPVEPCPSSPINMVDTALSSINLVNSASNVLGKRNDPPSTLQLIAIRRIGITPVFLVPLGDTLDADIIALSDRPWLLHSARHSLSYTSISFQPSTHVTPVCSVECPKGILFVAENCLHLVEMVHSKRLNMQKFHLEGTPRKVLYHDESKMLLVMRTELNCGTCLSDICCVDPLSGSVVSTFRLEHGETGKSMELIRVGSEQVLVVGTSLSSGPAIMPSGEAESCKGRLLVLCLVHVQNSDSGSMTFCSKGGSSSQKTSPFHEIVSYAPEQLSSSSLGSSPDDNSSDGIKLDENEVWQFRLAYATKWQGVVFKICPYLDRYFLASAGNAFYVCGFPNDNPQRVRRYAMGRTHHMITSLSAHFTRIAVGDCRDGIILFSYHEEARKLEQLCCDPSRRLVADCILMDADTAVVSDRKGGIAILCSNHLEDNASTECNMTLSCAYFMAEIALSVQKGSYSYRLPADDVLQGGNGPKTNVDSLQNTIIASTLLGSIMIFIPLSREEYELLEAVQERLVVHQLTAPVLGNDHNEFRRREIRGGVPKILDGDVLTQFLELTSMQQKMILSSEPPDIAKPSLKPLLPPNVSVNQVVQLLERVHYALN encoded by the exons ATGGCGGTTTCCGAAGAGGAATGCTCTTCAGCGAAGTCtggtccttcttcttcttcctccgcCTCGCGCTACTACCTCTCCAAATGCGTCCTCAGAGGAAGCGTCGTTCTTCAGGTCCTCTACGCTCACATTCGTTCTCCCTCCTCAGATGACATCATTTTCGGCAAG GAAACTTCTATTGAATTGGTGGTTATTGAGGATGATGGGAATGTGCAATCTGTGTGTGATCAGCCCGTCTTTGGCACCATCAAAGATCTTGCCATATTGCCTTGGAACGAGAAGTTTCGTGCACGTGATCCTCAG CTGTGGGGTAAAGACCTTTTGGTTGCCACATCCGATTCTGGGAAGCTGTCGTTGCTCACGTTTTGCAATGAAATGCACAG GTTTGTTTCTGTAACACATATACAGATGTCTATTCCTGGAAACCCATTGGATCTTCCTGGAAGAAGGTTAGCCGTTGATTCCAG TGGTTGTTTTATTGCTTCTAGTGCATACGAAGATCGGCTGGTTATGTTTTCTATGTCGATGTCCAGTGGTGATATCATTGATGAG AGAATTCTATATCCTTCGGAAAGTGAAGGAACTGCAAGTTCTTCCAGAAGCACCCAAAGAACCAGTATGCGTGGTACCATTTGGAGCATCTGCTTCATTTCACAAGATTCCAGACAACCAAGCAAAGAGTATAATCCTGTACTTGCAGTTATTATAAATAG GAGGGGATCCCTTCAAAATGAATTGCTATTATTGGAATGGAATGTTAAAGCAcacaaaatatttgttatttctcAGTATGCTGAAGCTGGGCCTCTGGCATATGACATTGCTGAAGTTCCTAACTCTGGGGGACTTGCATTCCTGTTCAGGACTGGTGATGTTCTCTTAATGGATCTTAGAGATCCCCGCAATCCATTCTGTGTCTATAAGACTAACTTGAACATTTTGCCAAATGCCATGGAAGAGCAGACTTATGTGGATGACTCTTGTAAATTACACGATGTTGACGATGAACGGTTTAATGTTGCTGCCTGTGCTTTGTTGGAACTGAGCGATTATGATCCTATGTGCATAGACAGTGACAATGGTGGTGCTAATTCAGGCTACAAATACATATGCTCATGGAGTTGGGCACCTGAAAATAATAGAGATCCTAGGATGATCTTCTGTGTAGATACTGGggaattttttatgattgaagTTCTTTTTGATTCTGAAGGCCCTAAGGTTAATCTGTCTGAGTGTCTCTATAAAGGTCTGCCGTGTAAAGCACTTTTATGGGTTGAAGGTGGATATGTAGCTGCCCTTGTGGAAATGGGGGATGGTGTGGTCCTGAAATTGGAAGATGGAAGGCTATGCTATACAAACCCTATTCAAAACATTGCACCAATCTTGGATATGGCAGTTGTAGATTATCGTGATGAGAAGCATGATCAAATGTTTGCTTGCTGTGGTGTGGCTCCAGAGGGGTCATTAAGGATAATTCGAAATGGTATTAATGTGGAAAATCTACACAGGACTGCTTCTATATATCAAGGGGTAACTGGTACTTGGACTGTCAGAATGAAAATTACTGATTCACATCATTCTTTTCTAGTTCTATCGTTTGTTGAGGAAACCAGAATATTGTCAGTTGGGTTAAGTTTTACTGATGTGACTGATTCAGTTGGTTTCGAACCTGATGTCTGTACTCTGGCATGTGGCCTTGTGACTGATGGTGTACTTGTTCAGATCCACCGCTGTACTGTTAAGCTTTGTTTGCCCACTAAAGCTGCTCATTCCGAAGGTATCCCTTTGCCCTCTCCTATTTCCACATCTTGGTCTCCAGACAATGTGAGTATCAGTTTGGGGGCAGTTGGGCATAATTTCATAGTTGTGTCGACCTCTAACCCATGCTTTTTGTTTATCCTTGGGGTTAGATTGCTATCAGCTTATCAATATGAAATTTATGAAATGCAACATTTGGTACTGCAGAATGAATTATCATGCATTTCCATCCCTGGACAAGAAATTGAGCGAAAACCATCCAATTCATCCATTTCAGCAAATAATAGTAACATCTCTTCTTTCCAAAGTGGAGTGGACATCAGTAAAACCTTTGTTATTGGTACACACAGGCCGTCTGTGGAAATTTGGTTTTTTGCACCAGGTGGAGGAATTACAGTAGTGGCTTGTGGGACAATTTCATTGACTAATACAATAGGGACTGCCATCAGTGGTTGTGTACCTCAAGATGTACGACTTGTATTTGTTGATAAGTATTATGTTCTTGCTGGATTGAGGAATGGAATGCTCCTCCGCTTTGAGTGGCCGGTGGAACCATGTCCATCATCACCAATAAATATGGTGGATACTGCTTTATCTTCTATAAATTTGGTAAATTCTGCAAGTAATGTTTTAGGCAAGAGAAACGACCCTCCTTCAACACTTCAATTGATTGCCATTCGACGCATTGGCATTACTCCAGTTTTCTTGGTGCCACTAGGTGACACACTGGATGCTGATATAATTGCTCTTAGTGATAGGCCTTGGTTGTTGCATAGTGCAAGACACAGCCTTTCATATACTTCTATCTCATTTCAACCTTCCACACATGTGACTCCTGTTTGCTCTGTTGAGTGTCCAAAAGGAATATTGTTTGTTGCAGAAAACTGTTTACATCTG GTGGAGATGGTTCACAGCAAGAGACTTAATATGCAGAAGTTTCATTTAGAGGGCACTCCTAGGAAGGTCCTGTATCACGATGAAAGCAAAATGTTGCTAGTGATGAGGACTGAACTGAATTGTGGTACATGTCTGTCTGACATATGTTGTGTGGATCCCCTAAGTGGATCAGTAGTGTCGACTTTTAGACTTGAACATGGTGAAACAGGAAAATCCATGGAATTAATAAGAGTTGGAAGTGAGCAAGTGCTTGTTGTTGGAACTAGTTTGTCTTCTGGTCCAGCCATAATGCCCAGTGGTGAAGCTGAAAG TTGCAAGGGTCGTCTTCTTGTTCTTTGTCTTGTTCATGTGCAAAATTCAGATAGTGGTTCAATGACATTCTGTTCAAAGGGAGGGTCATCATCTCAAAAAACTTCGCCATTCCATGAAATTGTTTCATATGCTCCTGAACAGTTATCGAGCAGCAGCCTTGGCAGCAGTCCTGATGATAATAGTTCTGATGGCATCAAacttgatgaaaatgaagtatGGCAATTCCGATTGGCTTATGCAACAAAATGGCAAGGGGTGGTTTTTAAAATCTGTCCTTATCTTGATCGTTACTTCTTGGCATCTGCTGGAAATGCT TTCTATGTTTGTGGTTTCCCTAATGACAATCCTCAAAGAGTGAGAAGGTATGCTATGGGAAGGACGCACCACATGATAACATCTTTGAGTGCACATTTTACAAGAATTGCAGTTGGTGATTGTCGTGATGGaatcatattattttcttatcatgAG GAAGCTAGAAAATTGGAGCAACTTTGCTGTGATCCATCACGAAGGTTAGTTGCTGATTGCATTTTGATGGATGCTGATACAGCTGTTGTTTCGGATCGAAAAGGAGGCATTGCTATTTTATGTTCAAATCATTTGGAAG ATAATGCGAGTACTGAATGCAACATGACACTAAGCTGTGCTTATTTCATGGCTGAGATTGCCTTGAGCGTACAGAAG GGCTCATATTCATACAGACTTCCAGCTGATGATGTTTTGCAAGGCGGCAATGGCCCCAAGACAAATGTTGATTCACTTCAAAATACTATTATTGCCAGTACCCTGTTAGGAAGCATAATGATCTTCATCCCTTTATCAAG GGAAGAATATGAGTTATTAGAAGCTGTGCAAGAAAGACTTGTTGTCCACCAGTTGACCGCACCTGTTCTAGGAAATGATCATAACGAGTTTCGCCGTCGTGAAATTCGG GGTGGAGTACCCAAGATACTTGATGGTGACGTGTTAACCCAGTTTCTAGAGCTGACAAGTATGCAGCAAAAGATGATTTTGTCTTCCGAGCCACCTGATATAGCAAAACCAAGTTTGAAGCCACTCCTACCCCCCAATGTTTCTGTAAATCAGGTGGTTCAACTTCTTGAACGAGTCCATTATGCTCTGAACTAA
- the LOC106757619 gene encoding splicing factor 3B subunit 3 isoform X3, whose translation MAVSEEECSSAKSGPSSSSSASRYYLSKCVLRGSVVLQVLYAHIRSPSSDDIIFGKETSIELVVIEDDGNVQSVCDQPVFGTIKDLAILPWNEKFRARDPQLWGKDLLVATSDSGKLSLLTFCNEMHRFVSVTHIQMSIPGNPLDLPGRRLAVDSSGCFIASSAYEDRLVMFSMSMSSGDIIDERILYPSESEGTASSSRSTQRTSMRGTIWSICFISQDSRQPSKEYNPVLAVIINRRGSLQNELLLLEWNVKAHKIFVISQYAEAGPLAYDIAEVPNSGGLAFLFRTGDVLLMDLRDPRNPFCVYKTNLNILPNAMEEQTYVDDSCKLHDVDDERFNVAACALLELSDYDPMCIDSDNGGANSGYKYICSWSWAPENNRDPRMIFCVDTGEFFMIEVLFDSEGPKVNLSECLYKGLPCKALLWVEGGYVAALVEMGDGVVLKLEDGRLCYTNPIQNIAPILDMAVVDYRDEKHDQMFACCGVAPEGSLRIIRNGINVENLHRTASIYQGVTGTWTVRMKITDSHHSFLVLSFVEETRILSVGLSFTDVTDSVGFEPDVCTLACGLVTDGVLVQIHRCTVKLCLPTKAAHSEGIPLPSPISTSWSPDNNELSCISIPGQEIERKPSNSSISANNSNISSFQSGVDISKTFVIGTHRPSVEIWFFAPGGGITVVACGTISLTNTIGTAISGCVPQDVRLVFVDKYYVLAGLRNGMLLRFEWPVEPCPSSPINMVDTALSSINLVNSASNVLGKRNDPPSTLQLIAIRRIGITPVFLVPLGDTLDADIIALSDRPWLLHSARHSLSYTSISFQPSTHVTPVCSVECPKGILFVAENCLHLVEMVHSKRLNMQKFHLEGTPRKVLYHDESKMLLVMRTELNCGTCLSDICCVDPLSGSVVSTFRLEHGETGKSMELIRVGSEQVLVVGTSLSSGPAIMPSGEAESCKGRLLVLCLVHVQNSDSGSMTFCSKGGSSSQKTSPFHEIVSYAPEQLSSSSLGSSPDDNSSDGIKLDENEVWQFRLAYATKWQGVVFKICPYLDRYFLASAGNAFYVCGFPNDNPQRVRRYAMGRTHHMITSLSAHFTRIAVGDCRDGIILFSYHEEARKLEQLCCDPSRRLVADCILMDADTAVVSDRKGGIAILCSNHLEDNASTECNMTLSCAYFMAEIALSVQKGSYSYRLPADDVLQGGNGPKTNVDSLQNTIIASTLLGSIMIFIPLSREEYELLEAVQERLVVHQLTAPVLGNDHNEFRRREIRGGVPKILDGDVLTQFLELTSMQQKMILSSEPPDIAKPSLKPLLPPNVSVNQVVQLLERVHYALN comes from the exons ATGGCGGTTTCCGAAGAGGAATGCTCTTCAGCGAAGTCtggtccttcttcttcttcctccgcCTCGCGCTACTACCTCTCCAAATGCGTCCTCAGAGGAAGCGTCGTTCTTCAGGTCCTCTACGCTCACATTCGTTCTCCCTCCTCAGATGACATCATTTTCGGCAAG GAAACTTCTATTGAATTGGTGGTTATTGAGGATGATGGGAATGTGCAATCTGTGTGTGATCAGCCCGTCTTTGGCACCATCAAAGATCTTGCCATATTGCCTTGGAACGAGAAGTTTCGTGCACGTGATCCTCAG CTGTGGGGTAAAGACCTTTTGGTTGCCACATCCGATTCTGGGAAGCTGTCGTTGCTCACGTTTTGCAATGAAATGCACAG GTTTGTTTCTGTAACACATATACAGATGTCTATTCCTGGAAACCCATTGGATCTTCCTGGAAGAAGGTTAGCCGTTGATTCCAG TGGTTGTTTTATTGCTTCTAGTGCATACGAAGATCGGCTGGTTATGTTTTCTATGTCGATGTCCAGTGGTGATATCATTGATGAG AGAATTCTATATCCTTCGGAAAGTGAAGGAACTGCAAGTTCTTCCAGAAGCACCCAAAGAACCAGTATGCGTGGTACCATTTGGAGCATCTGCTTCATTTCACAAGATTCCAGACAACCAAGCAAAGAGTATAATCCTGTACTTGCAGTTATTATAAATAG GAGGGGATCCCTTCAAAATGAATTGCTATTATTGGAATGGAATGTTAAAGCAcacaaaatatttgttatttctcAGTATGCTGAAGCTGGGCCTCTGGCATATGACATTGCTGAAGTTCCTAACTCTGGGGGACTTGCATTCCTGTTCAGGACTGGTGATGTTCTCTTAATGGATCTTAGAGATCCCCGCAATCCATTCTGTGTCTATAAGACTAACTTGAACATTTTGCCAAATGCCATGGAAGAGCAGACTTATGTGGATGACTCTTGTAAATTACACGATGTTGACGATGAACGGTTTAATGTTGCTGCCTGTGCTTTGTTGGAACTGAGCGATTATGATCCTATGTGCATAGACAGTGACAATGGTGGTGCTAATTCAGGCTACAAATACATATGCTCATGGAGTTGGGCACCTGAAAATAATAGAGATCCTAGGATGATCTTCTGTGTAGATACTGGggaattttttatgattgaagTTCTTTTTGATTCTGAAGGCCCTAAGGTTAATCTGTCTGAGTGTCTCTATAAAGGTCTGCCGTGTAAAGCACTTTTATGGGTTGAAGGTGGATATGTAGCTGCCCTTGTGGAAATGGGGGATGGTGTGGTCCTGAAATTGGAAGATGGAAGGCTATGCTATACAAACCCTATTCAAAACATTGCACCAATCTTGGATATGGCAGTTGTAGATTATCGTGATGAGAAGCATGATCAAATGTTTGCTTGCTGTGGTGTGGCTCCAGAGGGGTCATTAAGGATAATTCGAAATGGTATTAATGTGGAAAATCTACACAGGACTGCTTCTATATATCAAGGGGTAACTGGTACTTGGACTGTCAGAATGAAAATTACTGATTCACATCATTCTTTTCTAGTTCTATCGTTTGTTGAGGAAACCAGAATATTGTCAGTTGGGTTAAGTTTTACTGATGTGACTGATTCAGTTGGTTTCGAACCTGATGTCTGTACTCTGGCATGTGGCCTTGTGACTGATGGTGTACTTGTTCAGATCCACCGCTGTACTGTTAAGCTTTGTTTGCCCACTAAAGCTGCTCATTCCGAAGGTATCCCTTTGCCCTCTCCTATTTCCACATCTTGGTCTCCAGACAAT AATGAATTATCATGCATTTCCATCCCTGGACAAGAAATTGAGCGAAAACCATCCAATTCATCCATTTCAGCAAATAATAGTAACATCTCTTCTTTCCAAAGTGGAGTGGACATCAGTAAAACCTTTGTTATTGGTACACACAGGCCGTCTGTGGAAATTTGGTTTTTTGCACCAGGTGGAGGAATTACAGTAGTGGCTTGTGGGACAATTTCATTGACTAATACAATAGGGACTGCCATCAGTGGTTGTGTACCTCAAGATGTACGACTTGTATTTGTTGATAAGTATTATGTTCTTGCTGGATTGAGGAATGGAATGCTCCTCCGCTTTGAGTGGCCGGTGGAACCATGTCCATCATCACCAATAAATATGGTGGATACTGCTTTATCTTCTATAAATTTGGTAAATTCTGCAAGTAATGTTTTAGGCAAGAGAAACGACCCTCCTTCAACACTTCAATTGATTGCCATTCGACGCATTGGCATTACTCCAGTTTTCTTGGTGCCACTAGGTGACACACTGGATGCTGATATAATTGCTCTTAGTGATAGGCCTTGGTTGTTGCATAGTGCAAGACACAGCCTTTCATATACTTCTATCTCATTTCAACCTTCCACACATGTGACTCCTGTTTGCTCTGTTGAGTGTCCAAAAGGAATATTGTTTGTTGCAGAAAACTGTTTACATCTG GTGGAGATGGTTCACAGCAAGAGACTTAATATGCAGAAGTTTCATTTAGAGGGCACTCCTAGGAAGGTCCTGTATCACGATGAAAGCAAAATGTTGCTAGTGATGAGGACTGAACTGAATTGTGGTACATGTCTGTCTGACATATGTTGTGTGGATCCCCTAAGTGGATCAGTAGTGTCGACTTTTAGACTTGAACATGGTGAAACAGGAAAATCCATGGAATTAATAAGAGTTGGAAGTGAGCAAGTGCTTGTTGTTGGAACTAGTTTGTCTTCTGGTCCAGCCATAATGCCCAGTGGTGAAGCTGAAAG TTGCAAGGGTCGTCTTCTTGTTCTTTGTCTTGTTCATGTGCAAAATTCAGATAGTGGTTCAATGACATTCTGTTCAAAGGGAGGGTCATCATCTCAAAAAACTTCGCCATTCCATGAAATTGTTTCATATGCTCCTGAACAGTTATCGAGCAGCAGCCTTGGCAGCAGTCCTGATGATAATAGTTCTGATGGCATCAAacttgatgaaaatgaagtatGGCAATTCCGATTGGCTTATGCAACAAAATGGCAAGGGGTGGTTTTTAAAATCTGTCCTTATCTTGATCGTTACTTCTTGGCATCTGCTGGAAATGCT TTCTATGTTTGTGGTTTCCCTAATGACAATCCTCAAAGAGTGAGAAGGTATGCTATGGGAAGGACGCACCACATGATAACATCTTTGAGTGCACATTTTACAAGAATTGCAGTTGGTGATTGTCGTGATGGaatcatattattttcttatcatgAG GAAGCTAGAAAATTGGAGCAACTTTGCTGTGATCCATCACGAAGGTTAGTTGCTGATTGCATTTTGATGGATGCTGATACAGCTGTTGTTTCGGATCGAAAAGGAGGCATTGCTATTTTATGTTCAAATCATTTGGAAG ATAATGCGAGTACTGAATGCAACATGACACTAAGCTGTGCTTATTTCATGGCTGAGATTGCCTTGAGCGTACAGAAG GGCTCATATTCATACAGACTTCCAGCTGATGATGTTTTGCAAGGCGGCAATGGCCCCAAGACAAATGTTGATTCACTTCAAAATACTATTATTGCCAGTACCCTGTTAGGAAGCATAATGATCTTCATCCCTTTATCAAG GGAAGAATATGAGTTATTAGAAGCTGTGCAAGAAAGACTTGTTGTCCACCAGTTGACCGCACCTGTTCTAGGAAATGATCATAACGAGTTTCGCCGTCGTGAAATTCGG GGTGGAGTACCCAAGATACTTGATGGTGACGTGTTAACCCAGTTTCTAGAGCTGACAAGTATGCAGCAAAAGATGATTTTGTCTTCCGAGCCACCTGATATAGCAAAACCAAGTTTGAAGCCACTCCTACCCCCCAATGTTTCTGTAAATCAGGTGGTTCAACTTCTTGAACGAGTCCATTATGCTCTGAACTAA